In a single window of the Leisingera daeponensis DSM 23529 genome:
- a CDS encoding cbb3-type cytochrome c oxidase subunit I encodes MKYQSQKVAYAYFMVALGLFAIQVLGGLLAGWIYVWPNTLSELLPFNIVRMLHTNALIVWLLLGFFGAAYYLVPEESERELFSVKLAYIQLAILVVGTLGAVVSYLAGIHGGREFLEQPLWVKFGILVAAVIFLVNISLTVLAGRKTAITNILLMGLWLLSLLWIFAFINPDNLSLDKMYWWFVVHLWVEATWELVMAAILGYLMLKLTGVDREVVEKWLYVIVALALFSGILGTGHHFFWIGTPGYWQWIGSIFSTLEVIPFFAMMSFAFIMVWKGRKNHPNKAALLWSLGASTVAFFGAGVWGFLHTLHGVNYYTHGTQITAAHGHLAFYGAYVAMNLAMFTYAMPHLRNRDPYNQVLNMASFWLMTGGMAFMTFVLTFAGTIQTHMQRIVGDYFMDVQDQLGLFYLMRLGSGAVVVLGALLFIYATVVVRREVIKPGPVAVPGE; translated from the coding sequence ATGAAATATCAATCTCAAAAAGTGGCCTATGCCTATTTCATGGTGGCATTGGGCCTGTTCGCCATTCAAGTCCTGGGCGGCTTGCTGGCCGGCTGGATCTATGTCTGGCCCAACACCTTGAGCGAGCTTCTGCCGTTCAACATCGTGCGGATGCTGCACACCAACGCGCTGATTGTCTGGCTCTTGCTGGGCTTCTTCGGTGCCGCCTACTACCTCGTGCCGGAAGAATCCGAGCGTGAGCTGTTCTCGGTGAAACTCGCGTATATCCAGCTGGCAATTCTTGTCGTCGGGACACTCGGCGCAGTGGTCTCCTACCTCGCGGGCATCCACGGCGGGCGGGAGTTCCTGGAACAGCCCCTGTGGGTCAAGTTCGGCATCCTGGTCGCGGCGGTGATCTTCCTCGTGAACATCTCCCTGACCGTGCTGGCCGGCCGCAAGACCGCGATCACCAACATCCTCCTGATGGGCCTGTGGCTGCTGTCGCTTCTGTGGATCTTCGCCTTTATCAACCCGGACAACCTGTCGCTCGACAAAATGTACTGGTGGTTCGTTGTCCACCTGTGGGTGGAAGCGACCTGGGAACTGGTGATGGCCGCTATCCTTGGCTACCTGATGCTGAAGCTGACCGGTGTTGACCGCGAGGTGGTGGAGAAATGGCTCTATGTCATCGTGGCGCTGGCCCTGTTCTCCGGCATCCTCGGCACCGGCCACCACTTCTTCTGGATCGGCACGCCTGGCTACTGGCAGTGGATCGGCTCGATCTTCTCCACCCTCGAAGTGATCCCGTTCTTTGCGATGATGAGCTTTGCCTTCATCATGGTCTGGAAGGGCCGCAAGAACCACCCGAACAAGGCCGCACTGCTGTGGTCGCTGGGGGCATCTACCGTGGCCTTCTTCGGTGCCGGCGTCTGGGGCTTCCTGCACACGCTGCACGGGGTGAACTATTATACCCACGGCACCCAGATCACAGCGGCCCACGGGCACCTGGCCTTCTATGGCGCCTATGTGGCGATGAACCTGGCGATGTTCACCTATGCGATGCCCCACCTCAGGAACCGCGATCCCTATAACCAGGTGCTGAACATGGCGTCCTTCTGGCTGATGACCGGCGGCATGGCCTTCATGACCTTCGTGCTGACTTTTGCCGGCACCATCCAGACCCACATGCAGCGTATTGTCGGCGACTACTTCATGGACGTGCAGGACCAGCTGGGACTGTTCTACCTGATGCGCCTCGGCTCTGGCGCGGTGGTGGTCCTGGGCGCGCTTCTGTTCATCTACGCAACCGTCGTGGTCCGCCGCGAAGTCATCAAACCCGGCCCCGTGGCCGTACCGGGAGAATAA
- a CDS encoding DUF982 domain-containing protein — protein sequence MTIFLPSEGRTRKITTIEQAHFWLQKAWPVSDRNRDVAIEKIDAAMDCLAPVGAARDAFLSAVNTAGFQADLPAAA from the coding sequence ATGACCATTTTCCTGCCCTCCGAGGGCCGGACCCGAAAAATCACCACAATCGAACAAGCCCATTTCTGGCTGCAGAAAGCTTGGCCGGTTTCCGACCGCAACAGAGATGTTGCGATTGAAAAGATCGATGCAGCCATGGACTGTCTCGCGCCTGTCGGCGCCGCCCGTGACGCATTCCTCTCGGCCGTTAACACCGCCGGTTTCCAAGCGGACCTCCCCGCCGCCGCGTAA
- a CDS encoding cold-shock protein: protein MANGTVKWFNSQKGFGFIAPEHGSRDIFVHISALERAGIQQLDDGQAVTFDIESGRDGRESASNLALA from the coding sequence ATGGCCAATGGCACCGTGAAATGGTTCAATTCTCAAAAAGGTTTTGGTTTCATCGCGCCCGAGCACGGATCGCGGGACATTTTTGTCCACATTTCCGCCTTGGAACGCGCTGGCATCCAGCAGCTTGACGACGGCCAGGCCGTGACTTTCGACATCGAAAGCGGCCGCGACGGACGCGAGTCCGCCAGCAATCTTGCCCTCGCATAA
- a CDS encoding CbbQ/NirQ/NorQ/GpvN family protein yields MNAMNMPSVPFYRPAGDECTVFEMAQANGLPLLLKGPTGCGKTRFVEHMAARLGLPLHTVACHDDLSAADLIGRYLLKGGETVWVDGPLTRAVREGGICYLDEVVEARKDVAVVLHPLTDDRRRLVIDRTGEELAAPKPFMLVASYNPGYQNILKKLKPSTRQRFLSIGFDFPEASAETAVVASESGLDEDRSAALVRLAGHIRKLSGMDLEEGVSTRLLIYAATLIAKGMGVERAVEAAIIEPLSDESDVQLALRDLAASVYG; encoded by the coding sequence ATGAACGCGATGAATATGCCGTCCGTGCCCTTCTACCGTCCTGCAGGCGATGAATGCACCGTCTTCGAGATGGCCCAAGCCAACGGTCTGCCCCTTCTTCTGAAGGGGCCCACCGGCTGCGGCAAGACGCGGTTCGTGGAACATATGGCGGCCCGGCTCGGGCTGCCCCTCCACACCGTTGCCTGCCATGACGACCTGTCCGCCGCCGACCTGATCGGGCGCTACCTGCTGAAGGGCGGGGAAACCGTCTGGGTCGATGGTCCGCTGACCCGCGCGGTGCGCGAGGGCGGCATCTGCTACCTGGATGAGGTGGTCGAGGCCAGGAAGGACGTGGCCGTGGTGCTGCACCCCTTGACCGACGACCGCCGCCGCCTTGTCATTGACCGCACGGGTGAGGAGTTGGCGGCGCCCAAGCCCTTCATGCTGGTCGCGAGCTACAACCCCGGCTACCAGAACATCCTGAAGAAGCTGAAGCCGTCGACCCGGCAGCGCTTCCTGTCGATCGGCTTCGACTTCCCGGAAGCCTCTGCCGAAACTGCGGTGGTTGCGTCGGAGAGCGGGCTGGACGAGGACCGCTCCGCCGCGCTGGTGCGCTTGGCGGGCCATATCCGCAAGCTCTCCGGTATGGATCTGGAGGAAGGTGTGTCCACCCGCCTCTTGATCTACGCCGCGACGCTGATCGCCAAGGGCATGGGCGTGGAGCGCGCGGTGGAGGCCGCCATCATTGAACCCCTCAGCGACGAGAGTGACGTGCAGCTGGCGCTGCGCGACCTTGCCGCCAGCGTCTACGGGTGA
- a CDS encoding c-type cytochrome, translated as MSEILTKSRARNVFYGGSLFFVVVFVAMTAHSHRFIVNTSTAGMELTDEVRQGKHVWERHSCINCHTLHGEGAYFAPEVGNVMTRWGVLDDPEAAYEMLDGWMKAQPSGVEGRRQMPYFELTEEETKALSEFLRWADQTDTQNWPPNDAG; from the coding sequence ATGTCAGAGATACTTACCAAGTCGCGGGCCAGGAACGTGTTCTACGGGGGCTCCTTGTTCTTCGTCGTCGTGTTCGTGGCCATGACCGCGCACAGCCACCGCTTCATCGTGAACACATCCACCGCTGGCATGGAGCTGACCGACGAGGTGCGCCAGGGCAAGCACGTGTGGGAGCGCCACTCCTGTATCAACTGCCACACGCTGCATGGCGAGGGCGCCTATTTCGCACCGGAGGTGGGCAACGTGATGACCCGCTGGGGCGTGCTGGACGATCCCGAAGCCGCCTATGAAATGCTCGATGGCTGGATGAAGGCGCAGCCTTCCGGCGTCGAGGGCCGCCGCCAGATGCCGTACTTCGAGCTGACCGAGGAAGAAACCAAGGCCCTGTCCGAATTCCTGCGCTGGGCGGATCAGACCGACACCCAGAACTGGCCGCCGAACGACGCGGGCTGA